The following coding sequences are from one Aethina tumida isolate Nest 87 chromosome 2, icAetTumi1.1, whole genome shotgun sequence window:
- the LOC109609016 gene encoding uncharacterized protein LOC109609016, which yields MSLANNLTVDKLSESIQILAESKFIFATQCIQMNTDCQRLSYTEEEVADEEKPKENVFVITENVFDPKHEHKGPRAIEYHPFIKSGCDKETCYQIWRLMCFPCLYMRETAWRVCENCNESKIRTLKLMEDRHTLDCCRCFSTM from the exons ATGTCACTGGCGAATAATTTAACCGTAGATAAATTATCAGAATCGATCCAAATCCTCGCAGAATCGAAATTCATATTCGCCACGCAATGCATTCAAATGAACACGGACTGCCAACGATTGAGTTATACCGAAGAAGAGGTAGCGGATGAAGAGAAACCGAAAGAAAATGTTTTCGTCATCACCGAAAACGTTTTCGATCCCAAGCACGAGCACAAAGGACCACGGGCTATCG AATACCATCCGTTCATTAAATCTGGCTGCGACAAGGAAACGTGCTACCAAATTTGGAGGCTGATGTGCTTCCCATGTCTTTATATGCGAGAGACCGCCTGGAGAGTATGCGAAAACTGCAACGAAAGCAAAATTAGAACTCTAAAACTCATGGAAGACAGGCATACACTCGATTGTTGTAGGTGTTTCTCAACAATGTAA